ttttttctcttttttcttgttatatatatatgacattaaccatatatatatatatatatatatatatatatatatatatatatatatatatatatggttgaCGGTTCATTAGTTTTTGGGTTTACTAGGACAATATTGTCACCTGTAACGAGTATGTACATACTCTCtacaagtatatacatatacttattcAAATATTCAATAGCAATTATATAAGTGTTAAGATCATTTGAAAGATTTTACGAAGAAAGATTATATTTCACGTCACACtttacataattaaatttgtaaacATTGATAAATGTAAAAGTTGTCGCGAAATTTTCtggtctttttttctttcctttccatttttttttctttttttttttttcttttttttcttttcttgtcttaTTGACCTCGTAATACAACACGTTCGTATGCACGCAAATATATCATTGGAATTTTTCCATtggatttgtttttaataaaatgataaaaaaagaggaaggaacaaaggaaaaaaagtcaCGTAGAATGAAGCttcattcgaatttttttactttccatagttatcttatattaatataacattattataatttactatACCACatatctaaaaaagaaaaaaaatatatatatatatatgtatatatataaaggaacaatatgtattattgttcagaagtaattaaattcttacctattatcaaataataaaaatgtcgaTACGGCGGAACTCGTATTTACTATCTGTTTAATTATGttgattattattcattaaagcGTTACTGACATTTGCACGTTAATGATGTCTAAGGTCGATTGAAATTACATAACAAAAAACTTTCTTGATTTCCATCCCtccattaattataataataacgtaaaaatgGATTATATTCATTTCGCAACAACGAGACGAACAAAGCCTCGTCTCTTTTCATTgttcaatatacatatatacatatatatatatatatatatatatatatatatatttatttattaatatatatcagatatattatgtaattaatatatatatatatatatatatcatatcatgtaattcttgttttcttttcgattataaaaaaaaggacgatgaagctttcattaaattaaaaaggaaatatatatatatattttttttttcttatgtatgtacaaatatgctacatgtgcatgtgtgtgtgtgtatctgcgTTATTATCGCATGGTTGACTTATGATATATGTCAGTGATCGTCCTCTCTAAgaattcttatttctatttttccttttctagtCGCATTTTTTCTTACATAATAGTTGCAATGATTCTAAGGCTAATGAacgatgattttatatatgcatacatattcaTGTTTAAGCACATTTATATTACGTGATGGAAGAACctcgattattaatttctaaatattatcggaatgaagaagaaaggtgaacgaaaaggaaaagttatagaaataatgaaatataatgaagaaaattgataagtaattttaataataattcctttattattttattcgttcgagCGATAATccattgaattttctttataataatatatatatatatatatatatatatatatatatatatttaattattcatcgaaaatatatattttattttcatattaaattatataaaaattttgatcgaCAAATTGATTTAGATCGAtccaaaattatattacaatttaatttgtcaatgatttctttctttttttttatacttttttttctttttctttttttatttaatcacaCGTggcaatatataatacaatacgaTTGAATAACGTTGCAGGAtgaattacgataacaattattgtatctcgaataaatatttattttctctttgttcattgtattatacaataatatgttgattattgtataaaagaaataaaaaaatattgtctaTTTTTTATGGTACAATCTcgttttatgaaagaaaatatgtttattagaATGTACAATAGAATACAATATCAAGTTATCGTTCGCgtgttattaattgtattactattattcttcctttttatgctcaacgataataaaatcatttttgttttctctctctctctctctctctctctctctctctctctctcgaagataaaaaaaaaaaaagaaagaaaagaatgaaataaataaaagataaagagagaaataaaataaaagaatcgaATTATTACAGTGATATATAGTAAAGTTACAAATTAATGAAACtaattgaaaaatcttttgaactgttctatttttaaattgttatatattattgtattttaatacgtccgaaaatatgtaaaatttttgttcgaaagagagaaaaagaaaaacttgcgagaaagaagaaatcaacaaaaaaaaaaaaaaaaagaataaaaaaaagaataaaagtcaaatcttttaatcgatatttttacagTGCGATCACGTTCCGACTGATTCGTCGATCAAGGCTGACATATCGCTGaacaataatgaagaaaaattgagaCAATTGTTAGCGTTTAAAGATGCACCCGAATACCTGCAGCACAATCCTTACATACTACATGGATATCGGGGATACTTAACTACAAAATTATGTGTCGAAaggtatctacatatatatatatatatatacataaatacaaacgatatatatatatatatatatatatatgatatatgtataaggcTTAAAAGTATGTCATTTGCATGAACGAACTCGGGAAACCTTGATACGTGTCGACTGATGACGAAACTTTGACTGTTGACCTTTGGCAGTTCGATCCCaatgaaaaacaaattctTCAGAAAAATttgcaagaaaagaaaaaacgataaagaaaaagaaagaaagaagttaaaaaaaatgacaaatttatttccattctttttttctttttttttcgttctatcgatcgaaagatataagaaaaagaaaaaaaatgaaaaaaaaaagaaaaaaaaaaaaaaaaaagaaaaaagaacgagaaaaaatagaaatagaaatgaaagtattcgattttattttctttagtttcttttcttttcttttctttctttcttttttatttatttacttatttacttatttatatttctttttttttccgtagTATATTCTGGTGGACGAATGAGACGATCAACATATGGAGTCACATCTTTGGATGGATGCTGTTCTTCGGTTTGACCCTATACGATCTTTGCTTGTTAAATATACACGCGCCGTTTGGTGATAAAGTGATAGTAGCACTATTATTGATCTGTTTTCAGGTAAATTAATTGTACTCTTAAAAGCCAATTAACGTTTAATTAACTTAACAAAAATCTTTGTTCCTAAtattctatctgtctctcttctctctctttctctttatcatctctctctttccctcttttagGTATGCATGATCTTATCATCAGTCTATCATACATTCTCCTGTCGAAGCGAAAAGGATTATTGGTGTTTTCTGTCTTTCGATCTATTTGGCATAGCACTTAGCCTGTTATCGATTTACATGTCCGGCGTTTACTATGCCTTTTGGTGTCACAAGGTATGTAGAACGACAATGAATCTTATACGTTATAATTAACccagataattttttatatttaattaattactccCATACACGATCTGTCATATCGTGATGACAATACgtgatttttttcgttctccttctttcttttatttgtttttccttgtattatttttattcttatataatataaatttaaatttttataatggcataagaaaaataagaagaagaagaagaagaagaagaagaaaaaaaagaaggcacGAAATGATCTAAACAAagaataaatctttttcaaaaatgtaCGACAGTCGGATTGACGTTTTGTTAAAtgcaggaaaagaaaaaacaaaaaaaaaaaaacaaaaaaaaagaaaaaaaaaaaataaaaagaaaaaaaattaacaataacattttaaCACGCGCATTATAACTTTTGCAGGATctacaaaaattttatttggtGACAGTATTGGTTATATTCCTTTTCGCGATGGTACTGCAGATACCGAAATTGAATGTTAACGGGAACGTGAAGCTGATTGTGTTCGTAGCTTGGGCAGTTTATGGAGTATTGCCAACGCTGCATTGGAGTATTGCAATGGGCGGTATGGACAATCCTATCGTTAGATTGTTACTACCAAGGGTACTTGGGATGTACACGATTAGTGGTTTAGCATTCGTTATATATTTGACGAAGATACCTGAACGTTTCTTACctggtaaaatattttacaatattaacatttgtatatatacttattacatttcttctttttctttttcttcacggTTCAAACGATCAGTCAGTCGACTTTCTAATGtgtgaattttctttctttctcactctctctctctctctctctctctctctctctctctctctgtctctcttttcatcaTCCTAAAAGAGAAATCTTTCGAGATGTGGCTCGTtaatcaatctctctctctctctctctctctctctctctctctctctctctacgaataatatacatttaatcgaatttattcgttcatcttgaataagaataataattaggtaCTTTTTATACCTCCtcatatgtttttatttattttctttttcgtttgcattattttctaattatctcTCTGttctgttccttttcttttcttacaaatttctttttctctctttttttttttttctttctttctttcatttatttcatccttctatttaatttctcttttctttgatttgtcgttcctttcttctttcttttttttttcttttctttttcattgatcCTTAGGCTGGGTCGATTATGTTGGTTCGTCCCATCAATGGTGGCACACGCTGGTCGTGTTGGCACTTTATTATTGGCACAATACCGGCATGCTCTATGTCGAATATAGAATGAACCACGGGTGTCCTGCTAATATGAAATTATGACATACGGATAATGACGATCCATCTGGTTAGtaactataaataatattatataattatatatatatatatagatagatatatagatcatCTAGATGAAACGTAACGTAgccgatatatgtatatataaattacaattcttttttttccttttaaatttaAGCCAATTTCtcttcaatgaaaataaataaataaataaataaaaagaaatatatatatatatatatatatatatatatagatcagagaataaaatcaatttaagaATAActaaatctttcttcttcatcacgTTTTAGTACCGCACTTCAGTATGGAATGTGCTTGCGCGATGGAGATGAACTTCGCTTGGCTGGCTTTGCAAAAGCAATTGTCCTCATATAATTTTGACGAGGGTATAGCGAGTGTCTGTTTCCTGGAGAATCCTTTCAAGATCTACATgaaaggata
This sequence is a window from Vespa crabro chromosome 9, iyVesCrab1.2, whole genome shotgun sequence. Protein-coding genes within it:
- the LOC124426801 gene encoding progestin and adipoQ receptor family member 3 isoform X1, whose translation is MYIYIYFFFASIKKTKQKENKEEKRNEKIRKQTRKQTSASSMMKLLAGVEKVSDPIEDELPKEKSHNNNEVDAIQDHLQGLIRKCDHVPTDSSIKADISLNNNEEKLRQLLAFKDAPEYLQHNPYILHGYRGYLTTKLCVESIFWWTNETINIWSHIFGWMLFFGLTLYDLCLLNIHAPFGDKVIVALLLICFQVCMILSSVYHTFSCRSEKDYWCFLSFDLFGIALSLLSIYMSGVYYAFWCHKDLQKFYLVTVLVIFLFAMVLQIPKLNVNGNVKLIVFVAWAVYGVLPTLHWSIAMGGMDNPIVRLLLPRVLGMYTISGLAFVIYLTKIPERFLPGWVDYVGSSHQWWHTLVVLALYYWHNTGMLYVEYRMNHGCPANMKL
- the LOC124426801 gene encoding progestin and adipoQ receptor family member 3 isoform X3 yields the protein MMKLLAGVEKVSDPIEDELPKEKSHNNNEVDAIQDHLQGLIRKCDHVPTDSSIKADISLNNNEEKLRQLLAFKDAPEYLQHNPYILHGYRGYLTTKLCVESIFWWTNETINIWSHIFGWMLFFGLTLYDLCLLNIHAPFGDKVIVALLLICFQVCMILSSVYHTFSCRSEKDYWCFLSFDLFGIALSLLSIYMSGVYYAFWCHKDLQKFYLVTVLVIFLFAMVLQIPKLNVNGNVKLIVFVAWAVYGVLPTLHWSIAMGGMDNPIVRLLLPRVLGMYTISGLAFVIYLTKIPERFLPGWVDYVGSSHQWWHTLVVLALYYWHNTGMLYVEYRMNHGCPANMKL
- the LOC124426801 gene encoding progestin and adipoQ receptor family member 3 isoform X2 → MYIYIYFFFASIKKTKQKENKEEKRNEKIRKQTRKQTSASSMMKLLAGVEKDHLQGLIRKCDHVPTDSSIKADISLNNNEEKLRQLLAFKDAPEYLQHNPYILHGYRGYLTTKLCVESIFWWTNETINIWSHIFGWMLFFGLTLYDLCLLNIHAPFGDKVIVALLLICFQVCMILSSVYHTFSCRSEKDYWCFLSFDLFGIALSLLSIYMSGVYYAFWCHKDLQKFYLVTVLVIFLFAMVLQIPKLNVNGNVKLIVFVAWAVYGVLPTLHWSIAMGGMDNPIVRLLLPRVLGMYTISGLAFVIYLTKIPERFLPGWVDYVGSSHQWWHTLVVLALYYWHNTGMLYVEYRMNHGCPANMKL